One region of Algihabitans albus genomic DNA includes:
- a CDS encoding molybdopterin molybdotransferase MoeA, producing MITVDEALTRILSTFDALPAETLAVNQTLGRVLASDVIARVTQPPAAVSAMDGYAVRAEDVATVPARLQVVGHLPAGGRYDSALGCGQAVRIFTGAPLPDGADTIVIQEDTERDGESVTVKEAAAAGTYIRPAGLDFRAGDVGVSAGRVVTVRDLGLIAAMNRPWVSVHRRPRVAVLATGDEVVMPGDPIGPSQIVSSNGLALCGLVEACGGEAINLGIAADSADSLRRLSAGAAGADLLVTTGGASVGEHDLIRSVLGEEGLELDFWKIAMRPGKPLMFGNLRGTPMLGLPGNPVSSLVCGLLFVRPILDRLQGLERPAHPTETAVLAEDLGANDRRQDYLRATLEAGKDGRLLARPFPKQDSSMLATLARADALIVRAPHAPPLPAGQLVDLLRFPGSLRSI from the coding sequence ATGATCACCGTCGACGAGGCGCTGACCCGTATCCTCTCGACCTTCGACGCTCTGCCGGCGGAGACTCTGGCGGTGAATCAGACGCTCGGCCGCGTGCTGGCCTCCGACGTGATCGCGCGCGTGACGCAGCCGCCGGCTGCCGTCAGCGCCATGGACGGCTATGCCGTGCGTGCGGAAGATGTCGCGACTGTCCCGGCCCGACTCCAGGTGGTCGGACATCTGCCCGCCGGCGGCCGGTACGACTCGGCCCTGGGGTGCGGTCAGGCGGTCAGGATCTTCACCGGCGCGCCCCTGCCCGATGGGGCCGATACTATCGTCATCCAGGAGGACACGGAGCGCGACGGTGAGTCGGTGACCGTCAAGGAAGCCGCCGCCGCCGGAACCTATATCCGGCCGGCCGGACTCGACTTCCGCGCCGGCGACGTCGGCGTTTCGGCGGGCCGGGTCGTCACGGTGCGCGATCTGGGGCTGATCGCGGCGATGAACCGGCCTTGGGTTTCGGTGCACCGGCGCCCCCGCGTCGCGGTTCTGGCGACCGGCGACGAGGTGGTGATGCCGGGCGATCCGATCGGACCCAGCCAGATCGTCTCTTCCAACGGCTTGGCGCTTTGCGGGCTGGTCGAAGCCTGCGGCGGCGAGGCCATCAACCTGGGAATTGCCGCGGATTCGGCCGATTCGCTGCGCCGCCTGTCGGCCGGAGCGGCCGGGGCCGACCTGCTGGTCACCACCGGAGGGGCTTCGGTGGGCGAGCACGATCTGATCCGGTCCGTACTGGGCGAAGAGGGGTTGGAGCTGGATTTCTGGAAAATCGCCATGCGTCCGGGCAAGCCCCTCATGTTCGGAAACCTGCGAGGCACGCCGATGCTGGGGCTTCCGGGCAATCCCGTTTCCAGTCTTGTCTGCGGTCTGCTCTTCGTCCGCCCGATTCTGGATCGGCTGCAAGGGCTCGAGCGGCCGGCGCACCCGACCGAAACGGCGGTCTTGGCCGAGGACCTGGGCGCCAACGACAGGCGGCAGGATTATCTGCGCGCCACGCTCGAGGCCGGCAAAGATGGCCGTTTGCTGGCCCGCCCCTTCCCCAAACAAGACAGCTCCATGCTTGCGACTCTGGCGAGAGCCGATGCCTTGATCGTACGCGCTCCGCATGCGCCGCCGCTCCCCGCCGGACAGCTTGTGGATCTGCTCCGTTTTCCTGGAAGCCTTAGGTCAATATAG